A section of the Gloeobacter violaceus PCC 7421 genome encodes:
- the lhgO gene encoding L-2-hydroxyglutarate oxidase has translation MSAFDFAIVGGGIVGLSVGMALTERYPGARLLVLEKESSWAGHQTGHNSGVIHSGVYYKPGSLKARFATAGRRAVVEFCQKHGIEYDICGKVIVATESRELPQLENLLARGLANGIPVERIGAEQLRAIEPHVRGLAAIRVPTAGIVNYAQVAAAYARIVAERGGEVRLGTRVVNLAAAADGITLETDRGSFFTRYFINCAGLFCDRVAELCGLATEAKIVPFRGEYYELVPEKRHLCRHLIYPVPNPDFPFLGVHFTRMIDGTVHAGPNAVLALAREGYSWGEINLGDTAEVLAYGGFWKLAARHAGEGFKEIVRSLSKAAFVRSLQQLIPEVQPEDVVPAGSGVRAQALTRQGKLVDDFLFATGNHSLHVLNAPSPAATASIPIGKAVVERIPGSVTSRLTLTR, from the coding sequence ATGAGCGCATTCGATTTTGCCATTGTCGGCGGCGGCATCGTCGGGCTCTCGGTGGGCATGGCCCTCACCGAGCGCTACCCCGGCGCCCGCCTGCTGGTGCTCGAAAAAGAATCGTCCTGGGCCGGCCACCAGACCGGCCACAACAGCGGCGTCATCCATTCGGGAGTCTACTACAAACCCGGCAGCCTCAAAGCCCGCTTCGCCACCGCCGGCCGCCGCGCGGTGGTCGAGTTTTGCCAGAAGCACGGCATCGAGTACGACATCTGCGGCAAGGTGATTGTCGCTACCGAATCGCGGGAACTCCCGCAGCTGGAGAACTTGCTGGCGCGCGGCCTGGCCAACGGTATTCCCGTCGAGCGCATCGGTGCTGAGCAGCTGCGCGCGATCGAGCCGCACGTGCGGGGGCTTGCCGCCATCCGCGTGCCGACCGCGGGCATCGTCAATTATGCCCAGGTGGCCGCCGCCTACGCGCGCATCGTCGCTGAGCGCGGCGGCGAGGTGCGGCTGGGCACGCGCGTGGTGAATTTGGCCGCCGCCGCCGACGGCATCACCCTGGAGACCGACCGGGGCAGCTTCTTTACCCGCTACTTCATCAACTGCGCGGGGCTTTTTTGCGATCGGGTAGCCGAGTTGTGCGGCCTGGCGACCGAGGCGAAGATTGTGCCCTTTCGCGGCGAGTACTACGAACTGGTTCCCGAGAAGCGCCACCTGTGCAGGCACCTGATCTACCCGGTGCCCAACCCGGACTTTCCGTTTCTGGGGGTGCACTTCACGCGCATGATCGACGGCACCGTCCACGCGGGCCCCAATGCGGTGCTGGCGCTGGCGCGGGAGGGCTACTCCTGGGGTGAGATAAACCTGGGCGACACCGCCGAGGTCTTGGCCTACGGCGGTTTCTGGAAACTTGCCGCCCGCCACGCGGGCGAAGGATTCAAAGAAATCGTCCGCTCGCTTTCGAAAGCCGCCTTCGTGCGCTCCTTGCAACAGCTCATCCCGGAGGTGCAGCCCGAGGATGTCGTGCCGGCGGGCAGCGGCGTCAGAGCCCAGGCGCTCACCCGCCAAGGCAAGCTGGTGGACGACTTTTTGTTCGCCACGGGCAACCACTCTCTGCACGTACTCAACGCGCCCTCCCCGGCGGCCACCGCCTCGATTCCGATCGGCAAAGCCGTGGTCGAGCGCATTCCCGGGTCGGTGACCAGCCGGCTGACCCTGACACGATAG
- a CDS encoding response regulator, whose translation MSNVDSSSTRILIVDDHAVVRRGFCSMLRSAGNLFAVEEACEGQLAVQMFRQSKPDLVLLDAAMPELDGIEVTRLMHNIEPAAKILIVTEMEEDFLQAFRVGASGCILKNVESHELLNAVGLVLSGYLVFGRAITKLIVENYHLAEEAGKYSKLAIHLTEREREILSLISQEFTNIEIAERLFISPRTVDSHRARLMQKLGTRNTAGLVRIAMEYGLLYESKVG comes from the coding sequence GTGTCTAATGTTGATTCCAGTTCAACCCGAATCTTGATCGTCGACGACCACGCCGTGGTGCGTAGGGGGTTTTGCAGCATGCTGCGCTCTGCGGGCAACCTGTTTGCGGTTGAGGAAGCCTGCGAAGGCCAGCTCGCCGTACAGATGTTTCGGCAGTCGAAGCCGGATCTTGTGTTGCTCGATGCCGCCATGCCCGAACTTGACGGCATCGAGGTCACCCGCCTCATGCACAATATCGAACCGGCGGCAAAAATCTTGATTGTCACCGAAATGGAAGAGGACTTTCTGCAGGCTTTCCGTGTCGGTGCGAGCGGCTGCATCCTCAAGAATGTCGAAAGCCATGAACTGCTCAATGCCGTAGGATTGGTGCTTTCCGGCTATCTGGTCTTCGGCCGGGCGATTACCAAGCTCATTGTCGAGAATTATCACCTGGCGGAAGAAGCCGGCAAGTACAGCAAGCTGGCTATTCACCTGACCGAGAGAGAACGCGAGATTTTAAGTTTGATCTCGCAGGAGTTTACCAATATCGAGATCGCCGAACGGCTGTTTATCAGTCCCCGCACGGTCGATTCCCACCGCGCCCGGCTGATGCAGAAGCTCGGCACCCGCAACACCGCCGGGCTGGTGCGCATTGCCATGGAGTACGGATTGCTCTACGAGTCAAAAGTGGGCTGA
- the rfbC gene encoding dTDP-4-dehydrorhamnose 3,5-epimerase, with the protein MQFINTKLAGAWIIELERREDERGFFARTFCAREFEAQGLAGTFAQSNLSYNHRAGTLRGLHYQVAPALETKLVRCTRGAIYDVIVDLRPGSRTYLQHIGVELSEDNRWALYVPGLFAHGYQALTDGAEVLYQVGEFYTPGYERGLRYDDPALAIDWPLPVSVLSTKDNGWPLLAPAMQEQH; encoded by the coding sequence ATGCAATTTATCAACACCAAACTCGCCGGGGCCTGGATCATCGAACTGGAGCGGCGCGAGGACGAGCGGGGCTTTTTCGCCCGCACCTTCTGCGCGCGCGAGTTCGAAGCGCAAGGCCTCGCGGGCACCTTCGCCCAGAGCAATCTGTCGTACAACCATCGGGCAGGCACCCTGCGCGGCCTGCACTACCAGGTGGCCCCCGCCCTCGAGACCAAGCTTGTCCGCTGCACCCGCGGCGCCATTTACGACGTGATTGTCGACCTGCGGCCCGGCTCGCGGACTTACCTGCAGCACATCGGCGTCGAACTGAGCGAAGACAACCGCTGGGCGCTGTACGTACCGGGCCTGTTCGCCCACGGCTATCAAGCACTCACCGACGGCGCCGAGGTGCTCTATCAGGTGGGCGAATTTTATACTCCGGGTTACGAACGGGGATTGCGCTACGACGACCCGGCCCTGGCCATCGATTGGCCGCTGCCGGTCAGTGTTCTGTCCACCAAAGACAACGGCTGGCCCTTGCTTG
- the crcB gene encoding fluoride efflux transporter CrcB, with protein sequence MVRESVLVMVGGALGSLARYWVGLGISQWAGAPPFLFGTLLVNLVGSFMLGGLFAWSVALRIDPALLLLAGTGFCGGFTTFSALSIECLVLLQKGDYPTAMGYLLGSLLGGLAAGWAGYLAAKAL encoded by the coding sequence GTGGTGCGGGAGTCGGTGTTGGTGATGGTTGGTGGAGCGCTCGGCAGTCTGGCCCGCTACTGGGTCGGTCTTGGGATATCACAGTGGGCCGGTGCGCCGCCCTTCCTGTTCGGGACGCTGCTGGTCAATCTGGTCGGCTCGTTTATGCTCGGTGGATTGTTTGCGTGGAGCGTTGCGCTGCGCATCGACCCGGCATTGCTGCTGTTGGCAGGCACCGGTTTTTGCGGCGGTTTTACTACCTTCAGTGCTTTGAGCATTGAGTGCCTGGTGCTGTTGCAAAAAGGCGATTATCCGACGGCGATGGGTTACTTGCTGGGTAGTCTCCTGGGCGGGCTGGCGGCAGGTTGGGCCGGTTACCTGGCCGCCAAAGCGCTTTAA
- a CDS encoding NAD-dependent epimerase/dehydratase family protein: MKILATGTEGYIGTLLGGVLLERGHEVTGLDTGFHKVGWLYNGVRQAPLHLRQDIRHITEEDLRGYDAIVHLAELSNDPVGQLNPTITYDINHIGTIELAKKAKRAGVSRFVYMSSCSVYGAGGEKFSTEESEVNPLTAYARCKIFVERDLAPMADENFSPTFLRNATAYGPSPRMRFDLVVNSLAGFAWTAKEIRMESDGTPWRPFVHVLDMCQAIYCALEAPRQMVHNEIFNVGDNAENYQVKDIARIIAETFPGCKLSLGSNPTDRRDYKVCFDKINTQLPGFQCRRNVALGARQLLEIFSKIHMDTELFEFRGHTRLKQIQHLLETGQIDNELFWSEYVSTEQDKSVLVQQPVLTAAE, translated from the coding sequence ATGAAAATTCTTGCAACCGGTACCGAAGGGTACATCGGCACCCTGCTCGGCGGCGTGCTGCTCGAGCGCGGGCACGAGGTCACAGGTCTCGACACCGGCTTTCACAAAGTCGGCTGGCTCTACAACGGCGTGCGCCAGGCACCGCTGCACCTGCGCCAAGACATCCGCCACATCACTGAAGAAGATTTGCGCGGCTACGACGCCATCGTCCACCTGGCGGAACTCTCCAACGACCCGGTCGGCCAGCTCAACCCGACGATTACCTACGACATCAACCACATCGGCACGATCGAACTGGCCAAAAAGGCCAAGCGCGCCGGGGTGAGCCGCTTCGTCTACATGTCCAGCTGCAGCGTCTACGGCGCGGGCGGCGAGAAGTTCAGCACCGAAGAGTCGGAAGTCAACCCGCTGACTGCCTACGCGCGCTGCAAAATCTTTGTGGAGCGCGATTTGGCCCCGATGGCGGACGAGAATTTCTCCCCGACGTTTTTGCGCAACGCGACCGCCTACGGTCCTTCACCGCGTATGCGCTTCGACCTGGTGGTCAACTCGCTGGCCGGTTTTGCCTGGACCGCCAAGGAGATCCGCATGGAGAGCGACGGCACCCCCTGGCGGCCGTTTGTGCACGTGCTCGATATGTGCCAGGCGATTTACTGTGCGCTCGAAGCACCGCGCCAGATGGTGCACAACGAAATTTTCAACGTCGGGGACAACGCCGAGAACTACCAGGTCAAGGACATCGCGCGGATCATCGCCGAGACTTTCCCGGGGTGCAAGCTGAGTTTGGGTTCCAACCCGACGGACAGGCGCGATTACAAAGTTTGCTTCGACAAGATCAACACCCAACTGCCCGGCTTCCAGTGCCGCCGCAATGTGGCCCTGGGTGCGCGGCAATTACTAGAAATCTTCTCGAAGATCCACATGGACACGGAGCTGTTCGAATTTCGCGGCCACACGCGCCTCAAGCAGATCCAGCACCTGCTGGAGACCGGCCAGATTGACAACGAGCTTTTTTGGTCCGAGTACGTCAGCACCGAGCAGGACAAAAGCGTACTCGTTCAGCAGCCCGTCTTGACCGCAGCGGAGTAA
- the rfbF gene encoding glucose-1-phosphate cytidylyltransferase yields MKAVLLAGGLGTRLSEETQIKPKPMVEVGNRPMLWHIMKIYSAHGINDFIICCGYRGHVIKEYFANYFLYESDVTFDIRYNHMEVHCRNAEPWRVTLVDTGEHSMTGGRLRRVREHIGSQTFCFTYGDGVANVDIGAVLALHKASGTLATMTVTRPPGRFGAVRLPQDQTLVSSFQEKPDGDGAYINGGYFVLEPEVIDYIADDTTVWEQEPLAKLAHLGQLSAYRHDGFWQPMDTLRDKRLLEDLWNSGKAPWKVW; encoded by the coding sequence ATGAAAGCAGTGTTGCTGGCGGGCGGGCTAGGCACCCGCCTGAGCGAAGAGACCCAGATCAAGCCCAAGCCCATGGTCGAGGTCGGCAACCGGCCCATGCTCTGGCACATCATGAAAATCTATTCGGCCCACGGCATCAACGATTTCATCATCTGCTGCGGCTACCGCGGGCACGTCATCAAAGAGTATTTCGCCAACTATTTTTTGTACGAATCGGATGTCACCTTCGACATTCGCTATAACCACATGGAAGTGCACTGCCGCAACGCCGAGCCCTGGCGCGTCACCCTCGTCGACACCGGCGAGCATTCAATGACCGGCGGCCGGTTGCGCCGCGTGCGCGAGCACATCGGCAGTCAAACTTTTTGCTTTACCTACGGCGACGGCGTCGCCAACGTCGATATCGGCGCGGTGCTCGCCCTGCACAAAGCGAGCGGCACCCTGGCCACGATGACGGTCACCCGGCCTCCGGGCCGCTTCGGGGCGGTCCGCCTGCCGCAGGATCAGACCCTGGTCTCCAGTTTCCAGGAGAAACCCGACGGCGACGGCGCCTATATCAACGGCGGCTATTTTGTGCTGGAGCCGGAGGTCATCGACTATATTGCAGACGACACGACCGTCTGGGAGCAGGAGCCGCTCGCCAAACTGGCGCACCTGGGGCAACTTTCGGCTTACCGTCACGACGGCTTCTGGCAACCGATGGACACCCTGCGCGACAAGCGGTTGCTCGAAGATCTGTGGAATTCCGGCAAAGCGCCGTGGAAGGTGTGGTGA